Proteins from a single region of Flavobacterium sp. YJ01:
- a CDS encoding mechanosensitive ion channel family protein — MEEILSTLIWGNTIYKWLTALIIIILLFALIKIFKIYIFKRLKIWAASTATSWDEFAMEVIEINVLPLLYISTVYFSLQALSLGLKAKNILHTAYMMAITFFIIKIIIAAFKKFVLSFIKRDQDSESKEKQAGGLIAIVNIIIWILGAVFLIDNMGYNVTTIVAGLGVGGIAIALAAQTVLGDLFSYFVIFFDRPFEIGDFVTVGTDSGVIEYIGIKTTRIRTLNGEQLVCSNTDLTNSRLRNFKRMERRRIVFTIRVTYQTSDKQLRDIPAIVESIIASKDKLIYDRGHFSAFGDFSLNFEFVYYVDDPDYNFYMDCQQAVYLEIFRAFTDKGIELAYPTQTIQIDSLPVFSVARN; from the coding sequence ATGGAAGAGATTCTAAGCACCCTGATTTGGGGAAACACTATTTATAAATGGCTCACAGCGCTAATAATTATAATTCTCCTATTTGCACTCATAAAAATATTTAAAATATACATTTTCAAACGGCTCAAAATATGGGCAGCGTCCACTGCCACATCGTGGGACGAATTCGCAATGGAGGTTATTGAGATCAATGTTCTGCCCCTGCTCTATATCAGCACCGTTTATTTTTCGCTGCAGGCCCTGTCTTTAGGCCTGAAGGCTAAAAATATTCTCCATACGGCTTATATGATGGCGATCACTTTTTTTATCATTAAAATAATAATTGCTGCCTTCAAAAAATTCGTATTGTCCTTTATCAAGCGCGATCAGGACAGCGAAAGCAAGGAAAAGCAGGCAGGCGGGCTTATAGCCATAGTGAATATCATCATCTGGATTTTAGGCGCAGTGTTCCTTATTGACAATATGGGCTACAATGTCACTACCATCGTAGCGGGTCTGGGTGTGGGAGGTATCGCCATTGCCCTTGCGGCGCAGACCGTACTTGGAGATCTGTTCAGCTATTTTGTCATCTTCTTTGACCGTCCATTTGAAATCGGAGATTTTGTAACAGTGGGCACCGACAGCGGCGTTATCGAATATATCGGGATAAAGACCACCCGCATCAGGACCCTCAACGGCGAACAGCTGGTATGCTCCAATACAGACCTGACCAACTCAAGGCTTCGCAACTTCAAACGCATGGAAAGGAGAAGGATTGTTTTCACTATCCGGGTTACTTACCAGACTTCTGATAAGCAGCTTAGGGACATTCCCGCAATTGTCGAATCCATAATAGCTTCAAAAGATAAGCTGATTTATGACAGGGGGCATTTTTCCGCTTTTGGGGATTTCAGCCTAAACTTTGAATTCGTCTATTACGTGGATGACCCGGATTACAATTTCTATATGGATTGCCAGCAGGCCGTCTATCTTGAGATTTTCAGGGCCTTTACAGATAAAGGAATTGAACTTGCCTACCCAACGCAGACCATACAGATCGATAGCCTGCCTGTTTTTTCAGTTGCAAGGAATTAA
- a CDS encoding succinylglutamate desuccinylase/aspartoacylase family protein, with amino-acid sequence MKNLILFFIYLFAIHSVQSQKISLKEYFEKQEASINDTVMCLKSSDSIWADLPMTLIKGREKGPTLTIAAGIRQGGFPAAASLLELRREINPQKLKGNLIIIPDADVQRYDGRSSGSNPIGISHLNDAFPGSHRGTAAELIADFVATAVFDATDVFLELNSCDAASDPIDFICYYDNSEFMQQTMLEFRLSEASGLDTILSHPYVLSSGEPSKCAVKQAARLGIPSLSMTVGGQQKEGRSGLSPARDALYRIMAELQLYTNRKIKPARAPKHRFNRKAFVKVPFQGIFYSSVKAGDKIKENQQIGYLADIFGNRIKTLTAPQSGTVLYKTEANPVNSDETVFCIGYRI; translated from the coding sequence ATGAAAAATTTAATTCTTTTTTTTATATACCTTTTTGCCATCCACAGCGTCCAGTCCCAAAAAATATCCCTTAAGGAGTATTTTGAAAAGCAGGAAGCGTCCATAAATGATACGGTTATGTGTCTGAAATCTTCGGACTCCATCTGGGCGGATCTTCCCATGACCCTTATCAAAGGACGTGAAAAAGGCCCTACCCTTACCATAGCCGCCGGAATCCGCCAAGGCGGCTTTCCCGCAGCCGCCTCTCTTCTTGAGCTTCGCCGCGAGATAAACCCCCAGAAGCTCAAAGGAAACCTGATTATCATCCCCGATGCTGATGTGCAGCGCTACGATGGCCGCAGCTCCGGTTCAAATCCTATTGGGATATCCCATCTTAACGATGCTTTTCCGGGCAGTCACAGAGGAACCGCGGCAGAATTGATCGCCGATTTTGTTGCGACGGCTGTCTTCGACGCCACTGACGTATTTCTGGAGCTGAACAGCTGCGATGCGGCAAGCGATCCAATAGATTTTATCTGCTACTATGACAATTCGGAATTCATGCAGCAGACAATGCTGGAATTTCGTCTCAGCGAGGCAAGCGGACTCGATACAATCTTAAGCCATCCGTACGTCCTTTCATCTGGAGAGCCCTCGAAATGTGCCGTAAAACAGGCGGCAAGGCTGGGAATACCATCATTGAGCATGACAGTGGGAGGACAGCAAAAAGAGGGGCGCTCAGGCCTCTCACCAGCAAGGGATGCACTGTACAGGATTATGGCGGAATTGCAGCTTTACACCAATCGCAAAATAAAGCCTGCAAGGGCACCAAAACACAGGTTTAACAGAAAGGCCTTCGTAAAGGTTCCATTTCAGGGCATATTCTACAGTTCCGTTAAGGCAGGCGATAAAATAAAAGAAAACCAGCAGATCGGCTATCTGGCCGATATTTTCGGAAACAGGATAAAAACCCTCACTGCGCCCCAGTCGGGCACAGTCCTTTACAAAACCGAAGCAAATCCCGTAAATTCTGATGAAACCGTATTCTGCATCGGATACCGAATCTAA